In Salinarimonas sp., a genomic segment contains:
- the neuC gene encoding UDP-N-acetylglucosamine 2-epimerase → MRRICVIVTARPSYARVKTALEAMRDHPAIDLQIVVAASALLDRYGRVVDVIRKDGFEVAAEVYSVLEGGAVAQSVRSVGIGLIELASVLSRLEPDAVVTIADRYETIANAIAASFMNLPLVHIQGGEFTGSIDNKVRHAITKLADVHLVASELARHRVVSMGEDPRYVINTGCPSVDLAAEVARDPGLDFDPFERYTGTGPSFDLSGGYVVVLQHPVTTEHDDAFEQARISLDAVRALGKPVFWFWPNVDAGSDGTSKALRMFREREGDRPFHFFKNMLPQDFLRLIVNSDCLIGNSSVGIRESAFLGVPVVNIGTRQNGRERGPNVADVAHDVDAIRAAATRQIAHGRYPASHIYGDGRAGVRIAEELARVELTIEKRDFLVPAGAALGLVEREGL, encoded by the coding sequence ATGAGACGCATCTGCGTCATCGTGACAGCCCGTCCGAGCTATGCGCGCGTGAAGACCGCGCTCGAGGCCATGCGCGACCACCCCGCCATCGATCTGCAGATCGTGGTGGCCGCCTCCGCGCTGCTCGACCGCTACGGCCGGGTCGTCGACGTCATTCGCAAGGACGGTTTCGAGGTCGCCGCGGAAGTCTACTCCGTGCTCGAAGGCGGGGCCGTGGCGCAATCGGTTCGCAGCGTGGGCATCGGCCTGATCGAGCTCGCCTCGGTTCTCAGCCGTCTGGAGCCGGACGCCGTCGTCACCATCGCCGACCGCTACGAGACGATCGCGAACGCGATCGCCGCCTCGTTCATGAATCTCCCCCTCGTTCACATCCAGGGCGGCGAATTCACGGGGTCGATCGACAACAAGGTTCGCCACGCCATCACCAAGCTGGCCGACGTCCACCTCGTGGCCTCCGAGCTCGCGCGTCACCGCGTCGTCAGCATGGGCGAGGATCCGCGGTACGTGATCAACACCGGCTGCCCGTCGGTCGATCTCGCGGCCGAGGTGGCGCGCGACCCGGGGCTCGATTTCGATCCGTTCGAACGCTACACGGGCACGGGCCCGAGCTTCGATCTGTCGGGCGGGTACGTCGTGGTGCTCCAGCATCCCGTGACCACCGAGCACGACGACGCTTTCGAGCAGGCGCGGATCAGCCTCGACGCCGTGCGCGCGCTCGGCAAGCCGGTCTTCTGGTTCTGGCCGAACGTCGACGCCGGCTCGGACGGCACCTCCAAGGCGCTGCGCATGTTCCGCGAGCGCGAGGGCGATCGCCCGTTCCACTTCTTCAAGAACATGCTGCCGCAGGACTTCCTGCGCCTCATCGTCAACAGCGACTGCCTGATCGGGAATTCGAGCGTCGGCATCCGCGAGAGCGCGTTCCTGGGCGTGCCCGTGGTCAACATCGGCACGCGCCAGAACGGGCGCGAGAGGGGCCCGAACGTGGCCGACGTAGCTCACGACGTCGATGCGATCCGCGCGGCGGCCACGCGGCAGATCGCGCATGGGCGCTATCCGGCGAGCCACATCTACGGGGACGGGCGCGCAGGCGTCCGGATCGCGGAGGAACTCGCGCGGGTGGAGCTGACGATCGAGAAGCGCGACTTCCTCGTGCCTGCCGGCGCTGCGCTCGGCCTCGTCGAGCGCGAGGGCCTCTAA
- a CDS encoding acylneuraminate cytidylyltransferase family protein translates to MRTLALVNARGGSKGVPRKNVRPLAGRPLIAWSIEAGLGAARVTSLVVSTDDAEIAEVARASGARVPFTRPADLATDTAIQIDVVRHAVAALEAAGERYDAIVILQPTCPLRRAEDIDGALALLEESGADSVISVCDVGGRHPLTCYRADAAGRLSPLLPSDTRGVLRQQFGQVLWRNGAVYAMRRDVVMNRGSLYGDVTLGYIMPEERSFNIDSLFDWRLTEAYLRLLEEDCAGAS, encoded by the coding sequence ATGCGCACGCTCGCGCTCGTCAACGCGCGCGGCGGGTCGAAGGGCGTGCCGCGCAAGAACGTTCGCCCCCTCGCCGGGCGCCCGCTCATCGCCTGGTCGATCGAGGCGGGTCTCGGGGCCGCGCGCGTCACGAGCCTCGTGGTCTCCACCGACGACGCGGAGATCGCGGAGGTGGCCCGCGCCTCGGGGGCCCGGGTGCCGTTCACGCGTCCCGCCGACCTCGCCACCGACACGGCGATCCAGATCGACGTGGTCCGTCACGCGGTGGCCGCGCTCGAAGCCGCGGGGGAACGCTACGACGCGATCGTGATCCTGCAGCCGACCTGCCCGCTGCGCCGGGCCGAGGACATCGATGGGGCGCTCGCGCTGCTCGAGGAGAGCGGCGCCGATTCCGTGATCTCGGTCTGCGACGTCGGCGGCCGGCATCCGCTCACGTGCTATCGCGCCGACGCCGCGGGGCGGCTGAGCCCGCTTCTGCCTTCCGATACGCGCGGCGTTCTGCGCCAGCAGTTCGGCCAGGTTCTGTGGAGGAACGGCGCCGTCTACGCGATGCGGCGCGATGTCGTGATGAACCGGGGGAGCCTCTATGGCGACGTGACGCTCGGCTACATCATGCCCGAGGAGCGCAGCTTCAACATCGACAGCCTCTTCGACTGGCGGCTGACGGAAGCGTATCTGCGCCTGCTCGAGGAGGACTGCGCGGGGGCGTCATGA
- a CDS encoding N-acetylneuraminate synthase family protein — protein MPSTFTIADRPVGPGHRPFVIAEVAQAHDGSLGAAHAFIDCAAECGADAIKFQTHIAEAESTRDEPFRVRFSYEDATRYDYWTRMEFSAEQWAGLARHAREAGLVFLSSPFSLEAIALLEALDVPAWKVASGEVGHGALVDAMLATGKPLLLSSGMSTYADLDGTIARIARAGERSALAVFQCTTKYPTPLEEVGLDMLDAFSRRFGVPVGLSDHSADTLPSIAAMARGASLIEVHLAFHRSMFGPDTKASLVPEQLREVCRARDAIHTMLTHPLDKDGLAKSLAGSAALFTRSLALRAPQPMGTVIEADMLTLKKPGTGIPETERDAYIGRRLARAVPHDRLLRPDDFAPGGA, from the coding sequence TTGCCGAGCACATTCACGATCGCCGACCGTCCGGTCGGGCCGGGTCACCGCCCGTTCGTCATCGCCGAGGTGGCGCAGGCGCACGACGGCTCCCTCGGCGCCGCGCATGCGTTCATCGATTGCGCGGCGGAATGCGGTGCGGACGCCATCAAGTTCCAGACCCACATCGCCGAGGCGGAGAGCACGCGCGACGAGCCCTTCCGCGTCCGCTTCAGCTATGAGGACGCGACGCGCTACGACTACTGGACGCGCATGGAGTTCTCCGCGGAGCAATGGGCGGGGCTCGCCCGGCACGCCCGCGAGGCGGGGCTCGTCTTCCTGTCCTCCCCGTTCTCGCTCGAGGCGATCGCGCTGCTGGAGGCCCTCGACGTGCCCGCGTGGAAGGTCGCGTCGGGAGAGGTCGGCCACGGCGCCCTCGTCGATGCGATGCTCGCGACGGGCAAGCCGCTGCTGCTGTCGTCGGGCATGAGCACCTACGCCGATCTCGACGGGACCATCGCCCGCATCGCCCGGGCCGGCGAACGCTCCGCGCTCGCCGTCTTCCAATGCACGACGAAGTATCCGACGCCGCTCGAGGAAGTCGGCCTCGACATGCTGGACGCGTTCTCCCGACGGTTCGGCGTGCCTGTGGGCCTGTCGGATCACAGCGCCGACACGCTGCCCTCGATCGCGGCCATGGCGCGGGGCGCGAGCCTGATCGAGGTCCATCTCGCTTTCCACCGCTCGATGTTCGGGCCCGATACGAAAGCCTCCCTGGTTCCCGAGCAGCTGCGCGAGGTCTGTCGCGCGCGCGACGCGATCCATACGATGCTGACGCATCCCCTCGACAAGGACGGGCTCGCGAAATCGCTCGCCGGTTCCGCCGCCCTGTTCACCCGCTCGCTCGCCCTGCGGGCGCCGCAACCGATGGGGACCGTGATCGAGGCCGACATGCTCACCCTGAAGAAGCCCGGCACGGGCATCCCGGAGACCGAGCGCGACGCCTATATCGGGCGTCGTCTCGCCCGTGCGGTCCCGCACGACCGGCTGCTGCGACCCGACGATTTCGCGCCGGGAGGCGCCTGA
- a CDS encoding glycosyltransferase: MTRHARPIRVAHIITTLGSGGAERMLTRIATADVAGCEQIVVSLMDEGVYGAALRARGVPVHALGLQRSAVDPRAVFRLAALLRRLDPDVTMTWLYHADLAGSLASLLAGQGLSRVVWNVRCAQTEFAHYSWKTKAVMHALARLSRLPAAVAHNSQAGRTAHEAYGYRPRRWVSLPNGVDTEVWRPDAGDRAAVRAALGIAPGEVAVGLVARLDPQKGHELFLKANAVVAGRGLPIRPVLIGRDTERIAPPPELGDRVVALGERTDVERLMRGLDLVVLASSSEAFPNVIAEAMATAIPCVSTDVGEARAIIGDAGFVVTDATSAALAEAIERMIRLGDAGRAEIGSRARERIRASYAIGRSIELYTALWRRVAEAAGQAAE; the protein is encoded by the coding sequence ATGACGCGCCACGCCAGGCCGATCCGGGTCGCGCACATCATCACGACGCTCGGCTCGGGCGGCGCCGAACGCATGCTGACTCGCATCGCCACGGCGGATGTGGCCGGCTGCGAGCAGATCGTCGTGTCCCTGATGGACGAAGGCGTCTACGGCGCCGCTCTGCGCGCGCGGGGGGTGCCCGTGCACGCTCTCGGACTGCAGCGCAGCGCCGTCGATCCGCGCGCCGTCTTTCGGCTCGCGGCGCTGCTGCGGCGGCTCGACCCCGACGTGACGATGACCTGGCTCTATCACGCCGATCTCGCCGGCTCGCTCGCCAGCCTCTTGGCGGGGCAGGGGCTCTCTCGCGTCGTCTGGAACGTTCGCTGCGCGCAGACCGAGTTCGCGCATTATTCCTGGAAGACCAAGGCCGTGATGCATGCGCTCGCCCGCCTGTCGCGGCTTCCCGCGGCCGTCGCGCACAATTCGCAGGCGGGGCGCACCGCCCACGAGGCCTACGGCTACCGGCCGCGGCGGTGGGTCTCGCTGCCGAACGGCGTGGACACGGAGGTCTGGCGGCCGGACGCGGGCGATCGCGCCGCCGTGCGCGCGGCGCTCGGCATCGCGCCGGGCGAGGTGGCCGTGGGTCTCGTCGCGCGGCTGGATCCCCAGAAGGGGCACGAGCTCTTCTTGAAGGCGAACGCCGTGGTCGCGGGACGCGGGCTCCCGATCCGTCCGGTGCTGATCGGGCGCGACACCGAGCGGATCGCTCCGCCGCCGGAGCTCGGCGACCGCGTCGTCGCGCTCGGGGAGCGCACGGACGTGGAGCGGCTCATGCGCGGCTTGGATCTCGTCGTGCTCGCCTCCTCGAGCGAGGCCTTCCCAAACGTAATCGCGGAGGCCATGGCAACGGCGATTCCCTGCGTATCGACGGATGTCGGCGAGGCGCGAGCGATCATCGGCGATGCGGGCTTCGTGGTGACGGACGCCACGTCGGCGGCGCTCGCCGAGGCCATCGAACGCATGATCCGCCTCGGGGACGCCGGCCGTGCTGAAATCGGCAGTCGGGCTCGCGAACGAATTCGTGCATCCTATGCGATCGGCCGGAGCATCGAGCTCTACACCGCGTTGTGGCGTCGGGTCGCGGAGGCGGCTGGGCAGGCCGCCGAATGA
- a CDS encoding nucleoside-diphosphate sugar epimerase/dehydratase — protein MSKSKLQISWKRLLASVHDVVMAGVAMALAVTARYGLDELPRDRLGLWVAGFMAVCAVAFRAFGLGRGMWRFASITDLRAIVAAATTAVIVFVLLLFVTTRLEEFPRTAPVIAWFALIVLVGAPRLAYRALKDGGLAHARPRDLHASGVEQVLILGSASEADTVIRTYGLESSPRYRVRGIVDYTSSKRGRNVRGVPIVGEVSELKEVVARLGRAGIAIDALIVAAPRDRAVLAPLAAMVTALGLPLRRVAPASLAGGEADLEAITLEDLLGRPPVRLELQTIRALIADRVVVVTGAGGSIGSEIVSQVASYRPERLVLVDSSEYALYQIDMALAREAPAVRRRAVLADVRDRAGMAALMHAERPALVFHAAALKHVPLVEANVSAGVATNVIGTRNVADAAVAAGAEAVVMISTDKAIRPTSVMGATKRVAEAYCQALDVSGVATRFITVRFGNVLGSTGSVVPLFKRQIGEGGPVTVTHPEMKRYFMTIREATELVLQAAAHGVTRPDQRGRIFVLDMGEPIRIVDLARTMIALAGRRPEVDVPIVFTGLRPGEKLFEELFDKDEATEPSGAEGVFVASARLLQLSTVERLTDQLEAAARAEDASEARRLLGSFAVSPDALGWSAPDRAPSQLRA, from the coding sequence ATGTCGAAGAGCAAGCTGCAGATCTCCTGGAAGCGCCTTCTCGCCAGCGTGCACGACGTCGTCATGGCGGGTGTGGCGATGGCGCTCGCCGTCACGGCGCGCTACGGCCTGGACGAGCTGCCGCGCGACCGTCTCGGGCTGTGGGTCGCCGGCTTCATGGCGGTGTGCGCCGTCGCGTTCCGCGCTTTCGGGCTCGGGCGGGGCATGTGGCGCTTCGCCTCGATCACGGATCTGCGGGCCATCGTCGCCGCCGCGACGACGGCCGTCATCGTCTTCGTGCTGCTGCTCTTCGTCACCACGCGCCTCGAAGAGTTCCCCCGCACGGCGCCCGTCATCGCCTGGTTCGCGCTGATCGTGCTCGTCGGCGCGCCCCGCCTGGCCTATCGCGCCCTCAAGGACGGCGGGCTCGCCCACGCGCGCCCGCGCGACCTGCACGCCTCCGGCGTCGAGCAGGTCCTCATCCTCGGCAGCGCCAGCGAGGCCGATACGGTCATCCGCACCTACGGCCTGGAGAGCTCGCCGCGCTACCGCGTGCGCGGCATCGTCGACTACACCTCGAGCAAGCGCGGCCGGAACGTCCGCGGCGTCCCCATCGTGGGCGAGGTCTCGGAGCTGAAGGAGGTCGTCGCCCGGCTGGGGCGGGCCGGCATCGCGATCGACGCGCTGATCGTCGCCGCGCCGCGGGACCGCGCGGTTCTCGCGCCGCTGGCGGCGATGGTCACGGCGCTGGGGCTGCCGCTGAGGCGCGTCGCGCCCGCGAGCCTCGCGGGCGGCGAGGCGGATCTCGAGGCGATCACGCTCGAGGACCTGCTCGGCCGCCCGCCGGTGCGGCTCGAGCTGCAGACCATCCGGGCCCTGATCGCCGACCGCGTCGTCGTGGTGACCGGGGCCGGCGGCAGCATCGGCTCGGAGATCGTGAGCCAGGTCGCGAGCTACCGGCCGGAGCGGCTCGTCCTGGTCGACAGCTCGGAATACGCGCTCTACCAGATCGACATGGCGCTCGCCCGCGAGGCGCCGGCCGTGCGCCGCCGCGCCGTGCTCGCCGACGTGCGCGATCGCGCCGGGATGGCGGCGCTGATGCACGCCGAGCGCCCGGCCCTCGTGTTTCACGCCGCCGCGCTCAAGCACGTGCCGCTCGTCGAGGCCAACGTGTCCGCGGGCGTCGCCACCAACGTGATCGGCACGCGCAACGTCGCCGACGCCGCCGTCGCGGCCGGCGCGGAGGCCGTGGTGATGATCTCCACCGACAAGGCCATCCGCCCGACGAGCGTGATGGGCGCGACGAAGCGTGTCGCGGAAGCCTATTGTCAGGCGCTCGACGTGAGCGGCGTCGCGACGCGGTTCATCACCGTGCGCTTCGGCAACGTGCTCGGATCCACCGGCTCGGTCGTGCCGCTGTTCAAGCGGCAGATCGGCGAAGGCGGCCCGGTGACCGTGACGCATCCGGAGATGAAGCGCTACTTCATGACCATCCGGGAGGCGACCGAGCTCGTCCTGCAGGCGGCGGCCCACGGCGTCACGCGACCGGACCAGCGCGGGCGCATCTTCGTCCTCGACATGGGCGAGCCCATCCGCATCGTCGACCTCGCCCGCACGATGATCGCGCTCGCCGGCCGGCGGCCGGAGGTCGACGTGCCCATCGTCTTCACGGGCCTGCGGCCGGGGGAGAAGCTGTTCGAGGAGCTCTTCGACAAGGACGAGGCGACCGAACCGTCCGGCGCGGAGGGCGTGTTCGTGGCGTCCGCGCGGTTGCTCCAGCTCTCGACGGTAGAGAGGCTGACGGACCAGCTCGAAGCGGCCGCGCGCGCCGAAGACGCGTCGGAAGCGCGGCGGCTGCTCGGATCCTTCGCGGTCAGCCCGGACGCGCTCGGCTGGAGCGCTCCCGACCGCGCGCCCTCGCAACTCCGAGCGTGA
- a CDS encoding glycosyltransferase family 4 protein produces MLALLSAVVSAVICAAMVRALFPLMRRYALARPNARSSHRVPTPQGGGIAVVAATLATCAGALWLAGAGEGAFGVFGAVAVATVLLAAVGAVDDIRPLPVSPRLALQGVGVALVVIAAAETGRVLPDEIPLGVEIGLAALAGLWFVNLTNFMDGLDWLTVAAVVPLAATIAVLGLGDVVGTLETALAAALLGAMLGFSPFNKPAARLFLGDVGSLPIGLLVAFLLYGLAASGHLVAAILLPLYSCTDATLTLARRALRGETVWQAHRSHFYQRATDNGLTPLAVSGTIFVANAALAALALTAVALDGPIGDLLVLAAGAAVVAGVLVRFSRGGATARSAR; encoded by the coding sequence ATGCTCGCTCTCCTCTCAGCCGTCGTCTCGGCGGTCATCTGCGCCGCAATGGTCCGCGCGCTCTTCCCCCTGATGCGACGCTATGCGCTCGCGCGCCCGAACGCGCGCTCCAGCCACCGCGTTCCGACGCCCCAGGGAGGCGGCATCGCGGTCGTCGCGGCGACGCTGGCGACATGCGCCGGGGCGCTCTGGCTCGCCGGCGCGGGGGAGGGTGCGTTCGGCGTCTTCGGCGCCGTCGCAGTCGCCACCGTGCTCCTCGCGGCGGTCGGCGCCGTGGACGACATCCGCCCGCTGCCGGTCTCCCCGCGACTCGCGCTGCAGGGCGTCGGGGTCGCGCTCGTCGTGATCGCCGCCGCCGAAACGGGCCGGGTGCTGCCGGACGAGATCCCGCTGGGTGTCGAGATCGGTCTGGCGGCGCTCGCCGGGCTCTGGTTCGTCAACCTCACGAACTTCATGGACGGTCTCGATTGGCTCACGGTGGCGGCGGTCGTGCCCCTCGCGGCGACGATCGCCGTGCTCGGCCTGGGCGACGTCGTCGGTACGCTGGAGACCGCGCTCGCCGCCGCGCTGCTCGGAGCGATGCTCGGCTTCTCGCCCTTCAACAAGCCGGCGGCGCGGCTCTTCCTCGGCGACGTCGGCTCGCTGCCGATCGGGCTTCTCGTCGCCTTCCTGCTCTACGGGCTCGCCGCGAGCGGACATCTCGTCGCCGCGATCCTGCTGCCGCTCTATTCGTGCACGGACGCGACCCTCACGCTGGCGCGACGCGCCCTGCGCGGCGAAACCGTCTGGCAGGCGCATCGCTCGCACTTCTACCAACGCGCCACGGACAACGGCCTCACCCCGCTCGCGGTGTCGGGCACGATCTTCGTCGCGAACGCCGCGCTCGCCGCGCTGGCCCTGACCGCGGTGGCGCTCGACGGGCCGATCGGAGATCTCCTCGTCCTCGCGGCCGGTGCGGCGGTCGTCGCCGGCGTGCTCGTGCGCTTCTCGCGGGGCGGCGCCACGGCGAGGTCCGCGCGATGA
- a CDS encoding NAD-dependent epimerase/dehydratase family protein codes for MTGPLVALTGATGFVGRHLLADLRAHGCRVRVLLRRPSDGAPEADSAVIGDLARPVNMARALEGVDAVVHSAGIAHAMSGRPEDDYRAVNTEATIALGRAAERAGVRRFVFLSSVRAQTGPSAAGVVDEGRAPAPTDAYGRSKLAAEEGLATLGLDWTALRPVLVYGPGVKGNMASLVRLAQSPWPLPLGALHARRSLLAVENLAEAVRAAIQAEGPLRRPFLVADDGAWTLPEMIASLRRGLGRRPGLLPVPQAMIALAARAAGRGEALDRLTGDLVVDARALRGIGWAPVVATPEGLARLARRAAAGDDG; via the coding sequence ATGACCGGGCCCCTCGTCGCCCTCACCGGCGCGACCGGCTTCGTCGGGCGCCATCTCCTCGCGGACCTGCGCGCCCACGGCTGTCGCGTGCGCGTCCTGCTGCGCCGGCCGAGCGACGGTGCGCCGGAGGCCGATTCGGCCGTGATCGGCGACCTCGCGCGGCCGGTGAACATGGCCCGCGCCCTCGAAGGGGTGGACGCCGTCGTGCATTCGGCCGGGATCGCCCACGCCATGTCCGGGCGCCCTGAGGACGATTACCGCGCGGTCAACACCGAGGCGACGATCGCGCTCGGCCGCGCGGCCGAGCGGGCCGGCGTGCGGCGCTTCGTCTTCCTGTCCTCCGTGCGCGCCCAGACGGGCCCGTCCGCCGCGGGCGTCGTCGACGAGGGCCGTGCGCCCGCGCCGACCGACGCCTACGGCCGCTCGAAGCTCGCCGCCGAGGAGGGGCTCGCGACCCTCGGGCTCGACTGGACGGCGCTGCGGCCCGTCCTCGTCTACGGGCCGGGCGTGAAGGGCAACATGGCCTCCCTCGTGCGCCTGGCGCAGAGCCCCTGGCCGCTGCCGCTGGGCGCCCTGCACGCGCGACGCTCGCTGCTCGCGGTCGAGAACCTCGCAGAGGCCGTGCGCGCCGCCATCCAGGCCGAGGGGCCGCTGCGGCGCCCCTTCCTCGTCGCCGACGACGGCGCCTGGACCCTGCCGGAGATGATCGCGTCCCTGCGCCGGGGGCTCGGCCGCCGGCCGGGCCTCCTGCCGGTCCCGCAGGCGATGATCGCGCTCGCCGCGCGGGCGGCCGGGCGCGGGGAGGCGCTGGACCGCCTGACCGGGGACCTCGTCGTCGATGCGCGTGCGCTGCGCGGCATCGGCTGGGCGCCGGTCGTCGCCACGCCGGAGGGGCTCGCGCGGCTCGCCCGGCGCGCCGCCGCCGGAGACGACGGGTGA
- a CDS encoding O-antigen ligase family protein, whose translation MSPEATARTALALALATPVLMIASRGIAPVVLAIAAGLLALSSWRAGRSASVLRTLRAGVESAPGALAIGLVVLAGASLTWTPAPTRGAEYVAHVAGSLALLGVALANARVLAPKLSAVGLAAAMTLAGLVLALDVAFDGRLRGALGFSTDLFRLNRAAVALALLLPLATMLLRQRRRPVALGLVWLAGLAAIFSSQSASAQLGVLVVAVTLAVALAAPVATHRLVAVVAVAATLAIPFLAPVINDLIPRAVHDAVGYGTLTIRGEIWREYAALVWERPFLGFGIEAGHVAAALPEAARLADAERALLNWGHPHNGALQVWFELGLVGALLGAALLAALFRALERHAGPLLPAATATAAGAYAVAFVSHGAWQAWWWCLLGLIAMLFAAALSRPASGSPAAPR comes from the coding sequence GTGAGCCCGGAGGCGACCGCCCGCACGGCGCTCGCGCTCGCCCTCGCGACGCCGGTCCTGATGATCGCCTCGCGCGGCATCGCGCCCGTGGTGCTCGCGATCGCCGCAGGCCTGCTCGCGCTCTCGTCGTGGCGTGCGGGACGCTCCGCTTCCGTTCTGCGCACGCTGCGCGCCGGTGTGGAGAGCGCCCCCGGCGCGCTCGCGATCGGGCTCGTCGTGCTCGCGGGCGCTTCGCTCACCTGGACGCCGGCGCCGACGCGCGGGGCCGAATACGTGGCGCACGTCGCCGGAAGCCTCGCCCTCCTCGGCGTCGCCCTGGCGAACGCGCGCGTTCTGGCGCCGAAGCTCTCGGCCGTCGGCCTCGCGGCGGCGATGACCCTCGCCGGGCTCGTCCTGGCGCTCGACGTCGCCTTCGACGGGCGGCTGCGGGGCGCGCTCGGCTTCTCCACCGACCTGTTCCGCCTCAACCGCGCCGCGGTCGCCCTCGCTCTGCTGCTGCCGCTCGCCACGATGCTGCTCCGGCAGCGTCGGCGCCCGGTCGCCCTCGGCCTCGTCTGGCTCGCCGGCCTCGCGGCGATCTTCAGCTCGCAGAGCGCCTCCGCGCAGCTCGGCGTCCTGGTCGTCGCCGTCACCCTGGCTGTGGCCCTCGCCGCGCCGGTGGCGACGCACCGGCTCGTCGCCGTCGTCGCCGTCGCGGCGACGCTCGCCATCCCGTTCCTCGCGCCCGTGATCAACGACCTGATCCCCCGGGCCGTGCACGATGCGGTGGGCTACGGAACCCTGACGATCCGCGGCGAGATCTGGCGCGAATACGCCGCGCTCGTCTGGGAGCGGCCGTTCCTCGGCTTCGGCATCGAGGCCGGCCACGTGGCCGCCGCGCTGCCCGAGGCGGCGCGCCTCGCCGATGCCGAGCGCGCGCTCTTGAACTGGGGGCACCCCCACAATGGGGCGCTCCAGGTCTGGTTCGAGCTCGGCCTCGTCGGCGCGCTTCTCGGGGCGGCGTTGCTCGCGGCCTTGTTCCGGGCGCTCGAGCGGCACGCGGGGCCGCTCCTGCCCGCCGCCACGGCGACCGCCGCCGGCGCCTACGCGGTCGCCTTCGTCAGCCACGGCGCCTGGCAGGCCTGGTGGTGGTGCCTGCTCGGGCTGATCGCGATGCTGTTCGCCGCGGCGCTCAGCCGACCCGCTTCAGGTAGCCCCGCGGCGCCACGCTGA
- a CDS encoding cephalosporin hydroxylase family protein: protein MSSFDEERAARIAANARDAALVRAASDFMLASTAPKYSYNFEWLGRPIIQYPQDIVAMQELIFRIQPDLIVETGIAHGGSLIFSASMLELNALCGGPADARVLGIDIDIRAHNRAAIEAHPMMRRIDMIQGSSIDPAIVAQVAQAASGKARVLVCLDSNHTHAHVLAELEAYAPLVTPGSYCVVFDTIIERFPAETYPDRPWGPGDNAMTAVDAYLARHPEFEIDEAMDAKLMISVAPRGYLKRVG, encoded by the coding sequence ATGAGCTCGTTCGACGAGGAGCGCGCGGCGCGCATCGCGGCCAATGCCCGGGACGCGGCGCTCGTGCGCGCGGCGTCCGACTTCATGCTGGCGTCCACGGCGCCGAAATACTCCTACAATTTCGAGTGGCTCGGCCGGCCGATCATCCAGTATCCGCAGGACATCGTGGCGATGCAGGAGCTGATCTTCCGCATCCAGCCGGACCTGATCGTCGAGACCGGCATCGCGCATGGCGGCTCGCTGATCTTCTCGGCCTCGATGCTGGAGCTGAACGCGCTGTGCGGCGGGCCGGCGGACGCGCGGGTGCTGGGGATCGACATCGACATCCGCGCCCACAACCGCGCGGCCATCGAGGCGCATCCGATGATGCGGCGCATCGACATGATCCAGGGCTCGAGCATCGACCCGGCGATCGTCGCGCAGGTGGCGCAGGCGGCGTCCGGCAAGGCGCGCGTCCTCGTCTGCCTGGACAGCAACCACACCCACGCGCACGTGCTCGCCGAGCTCGAGGCCTACGCGCCGCTCGTCACCCCGGGCAGCTATTGCGTCGTCTTCGACACGATCATCGAGCGCTTTCCCGCCGAGACTTATCCGGATCGGCCCTGGGGGCCCGGCGACAACGCCATGACGGCGGTCGACGCCTATCTGGCGCGCCACCCGGAATTCGAGATCGACGAGGCGATGGACGCCAAGCTGATGATCAGCGTGGCGCCGCGGGGCTACCTGAAGCGGGTCGGCTGA